A stretch of the Aminipila terrae genome encodes the following:
- a CDS encoding copper amine oxidase N-terminal domain-containing protein: MNIKKSKYLLAIVLILLFNVNYCFAETQIYDFYKEVNLVIGENIATVNTKPVTMDQSAYVSGGRTMVPFRFLGESLGAKVSWDAATKQAKLSLSGVEVIVTVGSLNGLVNGQIVKMDVPAVNKEGRLFIPLRFVSENLGALVNYDDETKGISIYYADTSNWKTYKAPNELTYKYPATWSIAPHEDDQYTVKIKSPNGSELVTYYDDKKPKALMLELNKEFTEVGWKLENTFMDDENDPDSGYELVFSQKEKDGSYSSIHIFVDALGTGSNVGICRTSQNNESIDCFIFYKIVAS, from the coding sequence ATGAATATAAAAAAAAGCAAATATCTACTCGCTATTGTTTTAATACTGCTCTTTAATGTTAATTATTGTTTTGCAGAAACACAAATATACGATTTTTACAAGGAAGTCAATCTGGTTATAGGAGAAAATATCGCAACAGTAAATACGAAGCCGGTAACAATGGATCAGTCCGCTTACGTGAGCGGAGGAAGGACCATGGTACCATTTCGATTTTTAGGCGAATCTCTGGGAGCAAAGGTTTCCTGGGATGCGGCCACTAAACAAGCCAAATTAAGTCTTTCAGGGGTTGAGGTGATAGTAACGGTAGGCTCCTTAAATGGACTGGTGAATGGACAAATTGTTAAGATGGACGTTCCTGCAGTTAATAAGGAAGGACGACTGTTTATTCCGCTGCGATTTGTCAGTGAAAATTTAGGAGCCCTTGTGAACTACGATGATGAAACCAAAGGAATTTCCATTTATTATGCAGACACATCTAATTGGAAAACCTATAAAGCGCCAAATGAGCTGACTTATAAGTATCCAGCAACTTGGTCCATAGCTCCCCACGAAGATGATCAATATACGGTAAAGATAAAATCACCTAATGGTTCAGAGCTTGTTACGTATTATGATGATAAAAAACCAAAAGCGTTAATGTTAGAACTTAATAAGGAGTTTACTGAAGTCGGTTGGAAACTGGAAAATACATTCATGGACGACGAGAATGATCCTGATAGTGGTTATGAACTTGTATTTTCACAGAAGGAAAAGGATGGGAGTTATTCTTCAATTCATATTTTTGTTGATGCATTAGGTACTGGAAGTAATGTTGGAATATGTCGCACCAGTCAAAACAATGAATCTATAGACTGTTTCATTTTTTATAAAATAGTAGCCAGCTAA
- the smc gene encoding chromosome segregation protein SMC has product MYFKRIDMHGFKSFAEPVSIEFNHGITCIVGPNGSGKSNISDALRWVLGEQSPKTLRGGKMEDVIFAGTANRKSRGMAEVVLVIDNSTGILPIDYSEVAITRRVFRSGESEYYINNNQCRLKDIRELIMDTGIGVDGYSLIGQGKIADIVSNKPESRREIFEEAAGIVKYRSKKAEAERKLEATNVNLERVNDIVSEIEGRIDGLKEDSQKAKEYLTLRDQYKELEINITLKNIENLELKNEYLKDDISELAIRIDNLKEERINLDKELTESRTKSEALEALNNEARNKLVKSIEEINLLVNEGKLKDEKLASMEKEEIRLNSELENLDHKLEKEQQNLQELIKTKNDIDIKMSDLNSQLKEKIDTYSKLISEQSAVSAKIDNDKNNLFKIHSDISAKKSEINSLENLKSTLDRRKELLLSEKDSAENQNDDIIAVQKEAVEERDSLKISLQSIAEKSRQLKETYQSAVLKEKDLTRKTEDIRISIGQLSARKKTIEEMESNYEGYNYAVKYVMKNGFRGVHGVVADLIDVPQGFEVAIETALGASMQNIVCQSDDDAQNIIKALKANKAGRLTLLPIESVRSSSYNYDNSLRNAAGFKGLGVDCIEFDRKYKNVMEYLLGRVVIVDTLQNAVKLSKQVSGGLRFVTLEGEVINSGGAITGGSFKNNTANLLERKGEVTALQEKLDKAEEQRDKLTLELSEVKNNIVDYSAEIQELEKQHRETELNLLSAENRISVFAGNIKDLAEGENKRHKELESIQSEEQSAGNMITKLNSEIQDGNNQIKALEDDIEKHMAELEEFREKAEEGNESITKARIQVTTCENEKTNVDALVSRIKLTIQEINNDVGIRQSSLEKLREDRELLLNAATSGVSIKEKEADRASLENYIEEITQERTELTKQLNEKSVSRDSIEEKVNACQSQKYELEIKKAKNDTQLDSYKNKLWDEFEVSYIQAIEFRKKEFNMNEAVKSSREIKTKIKSLGEVNIGAIREYETVSERYEFLSGQRADILGAMNSLKQIIDDMDKTIRIKFKESFDLIVENFEKVFQELFGGGQAMLRLEDEIKPLDCGIEIIAQPPGKKLQNINLMSGGEKTMTAIALMFAVLKAKPTPFCILDEVEAALDDANIERFAGYLKNFDNIQFALVTHQKATMEHADVLYGVTMPEQGISRVLSLKLGDKIDLE; this is encoded by the coding sequence ATGTATTTTAAAAGAATAGATATGCATGGCTTTAAGTCATTTGCCGAACCGGTTTCCATAGAGTTTAACCATGGTATCACCTGCATAGTAGGTCCTAATGGCAGTGGCAAAAGCAATATCAGTGATGCTCTCAGGTGGGTCCTTGGAGAGCAGAGTCCCAAAACTTTACGGGGAGGCAAAATGGAAGATGTCATCTTTGCCGGAACTGCCAACCGTAAATCCAGAGGCATGGCGGAGGTCGTACTGGTCATTGACAATTCAACAGGGATTCTGCCTATTGACTATAGTGAAGTGGCTATAACAAGAAGAGTGTTCCGATCCGGAGAAAGTGAGTATTACATTAACAATAATCAGTGCAGACTGAAGGATATCCGTGAGCTCATCATGGATACGGGTATTGGTGTTGATGGATACTCATTAATTGGTCAGGGTAAGATTGCAGATATCGTCAGCAATAAACCTGAAAGCAGACGGGAAATCTTTGAAGAAGCAGCTGGAATTGTAAAATACAGGAGTAAAAAAGCAGAGGCCGAAAGAAAGCTGGAAGCAACCAATGTAAATCTTGAAAGAGTAAATGACATAGTTAGTGAGATTGAAGGCAGAATTGATGGACTGAAGGAAGACAGCCAAAAGGCTAAAGAGTATCTGACCTTGCGGGATCAGTATAAAGAACTTGAAATTAATATAACTTTAAAAAATATTGAAAATCTGGAATTAAAGAATGAATATTTAAAGGATGATATTTCTGAGCTGGCAATCCGTATTGATAATTTAAAAGAAGAAAGAATAAATTTAGATAAAGAACTGACAGAATCCAGAACCAAAAGTGAAGCTCTGGAGGCTTTGAACAATGAAGCAAGAAATAAACTGGTAAAGAGCATTGAGGAGATAAACCTGCTTGTAAATGAAGGAAAGCTGAAAGATGAAAAACTTGCCTCCATGGAAAAAGAAGAAATCAGATTGAACAGTGAACTGGAAAATCTTGATCATAAACTGGAAAAAGAACAGCAAAATCTGCAGGAACTGATAAAAACCAAAAATGACATAGATATAAAGATGTCGGACTTAAATAGTCAGCTAAAAGAAAAAATTGATACGTATTCCAAACTGATATCTGAGCAGTCTGCTGTTTCGGCTAAAATTGATAATGACAAAAACAATCTGTTTAAAATTCATAGCGATATCAGTGCAAAAAAAAGTGAGATTAACAGCCTTGAAAATCTGAAAAGTACTTTAGACAGACGAAAAGAACTTTTATTATCGGAGAAAGATTCCGCTGAAAACCAGAATGATGATATTATAGCAGTACAAAAAGAAGCAGTAGAAGAAAGAGATTCTCTGAAAATAAGCCTGCAGAGTATTGCAGAAAAATCAAGACAATTAAAAGAAACATATCAATCAGCAGTTTTAAAGGAAAAGGATTTAACCAGAAAAACTGAGGACATACGAATTTCCATAGGGCAGCTTTCCGCGCGTAAAAAGACCATTGAAGAAATGGAAAGCAACTACGAAGGCTATAATTATGCGGTAAAGTATGTAATGAAAAACGGGTTCAGAGGAGTGCATGGGGTTGTAGCAGACCTGATTGATGTTCCTCAGGGCTTTGAAGTAGCAATTGAAACAGCTTTAGGGGCGTCCATGCAGAATATTGTCTGTCAGTCAGATGATGATGCACAAAACATCATTAAAGCACTTAAAGCAAACAAAGCAGGTCGTCTGACACTGCTTCCAATAGAATCTGTCAGGAGCAGTTCCTATAATTACGATAACAGTTTGAGAAATGCTGCCGGATTTAAAGGACTTGGCGTCGATTGTATAGAATTTGACCGGAAGTATAAGAATGTTATGGAGTATCTGCTGGGAAGAGTCGTCATAGTAGATACTCTTCAGAACGCAGTGAAACTTTCCAAGCAGGTTTCTGGAGGACTTCGGTTTGTTACTCTGGAGGGTGAAGTTATTAATTCTGGAGGAGCCATTACAGGTGGTTCTTTTAAAAATAACACAGCAAATCTTCTGGAAAGAAAAGGAGAAGTAACTGCTTTGCAGGAAAAGCTGGATAAGGCAGAAGAACAAAGGGACAAACTGACTTTGGAACTTTCAGAGGTTAAAAATAATATTGTTGATTATTCAGCTGAGATTCAGGAACTGGAGAAACAACACAGGGAAACTGAACTGAATTTACTGTCAGCAGAGAATCGGATTTCAGTTTTTGCTGGAAATATCAAGGATCTGGCAGAAGGTGAAAATAAGAGACATAAAGAACTGGAAAGTATACAGAGTGAAGAACAGTCTGCTGGGAATATGATTACAAAGTTAAACTCGGAGATTCAGGATGGAAATAACCAGATAAAAGCTTTAGAGGATGACATTGAAAAGCACATGGCAGAGCTGGAAGAATTCAGGGAAAAGGCTGAAGAGGGCAATGAAAGCATTACAAAGGCAAGAATTCAGGTTACTACCTGTGAAAATGAAAAAACCAATGTAGATGCTTTGGTAAGCAGGATAAAGCTTACCATTCAGGAAATAAACAATGATGTTGGAATCAGACAGTCTTCCCTTGAAAAACTAAGAGAAGACAGAGAACTGTTACTAAATGCAGCAACGAGTGGAGTTTCTATCAAGGAAAAGGAAGCAGACAGAGCTTCTTTGGAAAACTATATAGAAGAAATCACCCAGGAGAGGACTGAACTTACAAAGCAGTTAAATGAAAAGTCTGTGTCCAGAGATTCCATTGAAGAAAAAGTGAATGCCTGCCAGTCACAGAAATATGAACTGGAAATTAAAAAAGCTAAAAATGATACCCAGCTGGATTCATATAAGAACAAACTTTGGGATGAATTTGAGGTTTCTTATATACAGGCTATTGAATTCAGAAAAAAGGAATTTAATATGAATGAAGCGGTCAAATCCAGCAGAGAAATAAAAACTAAGATTAAATCCCTGGGTGAAGTGAATATCGGAGCCATCAGAGAATATGAGACCGTTAGTGAGAGATATGAATTCCTGTCTGGTCAGAGAGCCGATATTCTGGGAGCAATGAACTCTCTGAAACAGATTATTGATGATATGGACAAGACTATCCGTATTAAATTTAAAGAGAGTTTCGATCTGATTGTAGAAAACTTTGAAAAGGTCTTTCAGGAACTGTTTGGTGGTGGACAGGCTATGCTCAGACTGGAGGATGAAATAAAACCCCTTGACTGCGGCATAGAGATTATTGCCCAGCCTCCAGGTAAAAAGCTCCAGAACATAAACCTCATGTCCGGTGGGGAAAAAACCATGACTGCCATAGCTTTAATGTTTGCGGTACTTAAGGCCAAGCCAACGCCATTCTGTATACTGGATGAGGTGGAAGCAGCCCTTGATGATGCAAATATCGAGCGGTTTGCAGGGTACTTAAAAAATTTTGATAATATACAGTTTGCATTAGTAACCCATCAGAAGGCTACCATGGAACATGCGGATGTTCTTTATGGTGTTACCATGCCGGAACAAGGAATTTCAAGAGTATTGTCCCTTAAATTAGGAGACAAAATTGATTTGGAATAA
- the der gene encoding ribosome biogenesis GTPase Der: MSKPLVAVVGRPNVGKSTFFNRVVGRRVSIVEDTPGVTRDRIYAEAEWCGTHFALIDTGGIEPNTSDVILSQMREQAEIAMDTSDIILFMVDGKDGLTHADTEVAGMLRRTGKPVLVVANKIDNPKNLPDHFYDFYELGLGEVIAISSANMLGLGEVLDRIVENFPEGELTDDEDITKIAVIGKPNVGKSSIINKLVGENRVIVSNVAGTTRDSIDTPFEWEGEEFILIDTAGIRRKSKVTENIERYSVIRAVAAIERCDVCMLMIDAVEGVTEQDKKIAGVAHEAGKGIMVVVNKWDLIEKDNHTMKNFEKDIMKELPFMAYAPIVFISVLTGQRVDNVMVMAKGIAETRAMRVPTGQLNSLIADATMLQPPPSDKGKHLKIYYATQVGVKPPLFSFQINKRDLMHFSYARYIENRIRDAYGFKGTSIKFVFREKGEKEE; encoded by the coding sequence ATGAGTAAACCGTTAGTTGCCGTAGTAGGCAGACCTAATGTAGGAAAATCTACATTTTTTAACCGAGTTGTGGGCAGGAGAGTTTCTATCGTAGAGGATACTCCAGGAGTTACCCGTGACAGGATTTATGCAGAAGCAGAATGGTGTGGTACTCACTTTGCTCTGATTGATACAGGTGGTATTGAACCAAATACCAGTGATGTGATACTGTCACAGATGAGAGAGCAGGCTGAGATTGCCATGGATACTTCTGATATTATTTTGTTTATGGTGGATGGTAAGGATGGGCTTACTCATGCTGATACAGAAGTAGCCGGTATGCTGAGGAGAACAGGAAAGCCAGTTCTTGTAGTAGCAAATAAAATCGATAATCCTAAAAATCTACCAGATCATTTCTATGATTTTTACGAGCTGGGGCTTGGTGAAGTAATAGCTATTTCATCGGCAAATATGCTTGGACTGGGAGAGGTATTGGACCGAATAGTGGAAAATTTTCCTGAGGGCGAATTGACAGATGATGAAGATATAACCAAGATTGCGGTTATAGGAAAGCCAAATGTAGGCAAGTCCTCCATTATCAATAAGCTGGTAGGCGAAAACAGGGTGATTGTTTCTAACGTTGCCGGAACTACAAGAGATTCCATTGATACACCTTTTGAATGGGAAGGTGAAGAATTTATCCTTATTGATACAGCGGGAATCAGAAGAAAGAGTAAAGTTACAGAAAATATTGAGCGCTATAGTGTTATCAGAGCCGTTGCTGCCATTGAACGGTGTGATGTGTGTATGCTCATGATTGATGCAGTAGAAGGCGTAACAGAACAGGATAAAAAGATTGCAGGAGTAGCCCATGAAGCAGGCAAGGGGATTATGGTGGTTGTAAATAAATGGGACTTAATTGAAAAAGACAATCATACCATGAAAAACTTTGAAAAAGATATCATGAAAGAACTGCCATTTATGGCTTATGCCCCTATAGTATTTATTTCTGTTTTAACAGGGCAAAGAGTGGACAATGTAATGGTTATGGCAAAGGGTATAGCAGAGACAAGGGCTATGAGAGTTCCTACCGGACAGCTGAACAGCCTGATAGCGGATGCAACCATGCTTCAGCCGCCTCCATCAGATAAAGGAAAGCACCTGAAGATTTATTATGCTACTCAGGTGGGTGTAAAACCTCCTCTTTTCTCTTTCCAGATAAACAAAAGAGATTTAATGCATTTCTCTTATGCAAGATACATTGAAAACCGAATCAGGGATGCTTATGGATTTAAAGGAACTTCAATTAAGTTTGTATTCCGTGAAAAGGGTGAAAAGGAAGAATAG
- a CDS encoding single-stranded DNA-binding protein: protein MENVQLQGTVLDENRCETNKAVLQGVVLTELKFSHKSYGESFYLFEVGVGRKSGYQDEIKIVISERLIWDISINAGIRVKVEGQIRTYNEENEGKSRLNIVVFARGISMISESENDYDNDENYIYLDGFLCKPPIRRTSPLGRELCDIMLAVNRMYNKSDYIPCIAWGRNATYAGGLEVGTKLSIIGRIQSREYKKRDADGNIINRIAYEVSILKIEE from the coding sequence ATGGAAAACGTTCAGCTTCAAGGTACTGTGTTAGACGAAAACAGATGCGAAACAAATAAGGCGGTGCTTCAGGGTGTTGTTCTGACTGAATTAAAATTCAGCCACAAATCTTATGGGGAAAGTTTTTACTTGTTTGAGGTAGGCGTAGGAAGAAAAAGCGGATACCAGGATGAAATAAAAATAGTTATTTCAGAAAGGCTTATATGGGACATTAGTATTAATGCTGGTATTAGGGTAAAAGTAGAGGGGCAGATCAGAACCTATAATGAAGAAAATGAAGGTAAAAGCAGACTGAATATAGTGGTTTTTGCAAGAGGAATCAGCATGATTTCTGAAAGTGAAAATGATTATGATAATGACGAAAATTACATATACCTGGACGGTTTTTTGTGTAAACCTCCAATCAGAAGAACTTCACCTTTAGGCCGTGAACTTTGTGATATAATGCTTGCAGTGAACAGGATGTATAATAAATCCGATTACATTCCTTGTATCGCATGGGGACGTAATGCCACTTATGCAGGTGGACTTGAAGTTGGAACCAAGCTATCCATTATTGGAAGAATACAAAGCAGAGAGTATAAAAAAAGAGATGCAGATGGAAATATCATAAACCGCATAGCTTATGAGGTATCCATACTGAAAATTGAGGAATAG
- a CDS encoding NAD(P)H-dependent glycerol-3-phosphate dehydrogenase — translation MDFKKIAVIGAGSWGTALAITLSNKGHEVKIWDINKEHLQELKEHKENVRYLPGIKFSDKLQPADTIQAAMEDARMVLFSAPAQHFRSALDSALPYISQDMIVVNVAKGIEQKTLKRMSEIAHDKMANMKYVALSGPSHAEEVGLGMPTTVVVASSDIKLAEYVQDIFMTEKFRVYTNSDVIGVELGGALKNIIALGAGISDGMGYGDNAKAAMMTRGITEIARLGVKLGADVHTFSGLTGIGDLIVTCTSMHSRNRRCGIMIGEGMNPKEATEKVGMVVEGMYTTEAAYELAKREGVEMPITEGIYGVINNKIDARDAVNQLMTRDKKSEITF, via the coding sequence ATGGATTTTAAAAAGATTGCAGTAATCGGAGCAGGAAGCTGGGGTACAGCACTTGCCATTACTTTAAGTAATAAGGGCCATGAAGTAAAAATCTGGGATATTAATAAAGAACATCTCCAGGAATTAAAAGAACACAAGGAAAATGTAAGATATCTTCCAGGGATTAAATTTTCTGATAAACTACAACCGGCAGATACCATACAAGCGGCCATGGAAGATGCCAGAATGGTTTTATTTTCTGCACCGGCCCAGCATTTCAGAAGTGCTCTTGACAGTGCATTGCCTTATATCAGTCAGGATATGATTGTTGTAAATGTTGCAAAAGGCATAGAACAGAAAACCCTGAAAAGAATGTCAGAAATTGCCCATGACAAGATGGCAAATATGAAATATGTGGCATTATCAGGACCTTCCCATGCAGAAGAAGTTGGTCTGGGCATGCCTACTACAGTAGTAGTTGCTTCATCCGATATCAAGCTGGCGGAATATGTTCAGGATATCTTTATGACTGAAAAATTCAGAGTTTATACTAACAGTGATGTAATCGGTGTTGAACTTGGGGGTGCGTTAAAAAATATCATTGCCTTAGGTGCCGGTATATCAGATGGCATGGGTTATGGGGATAATGCCAAGGCTGCCATGATGACCAGAGGAATCACAGAAATAGCGAGACTTGGAGTAAAACTTGGTGCAGATGTGCACACATTCTCCGGACTTACTGGCATAGGAGATTTAATTGTAACCTGTACAAGCATGCATTCAAGAAACAGACGATGCGGCATCATGATTGGGGAAGGTATGAATCCAAAAGAAGCAACGGAAAAAGTTGGAATGGTTGTGGAAGGAATGTATACTACTGAAGCTGCATATGAGCTTGCTAAAAGAGAAGGGGTGGAAATGCCTATTACCGAGGGAATTTACGGAGTAATCAATA
- the ftsY gene encoding signal recognition particle-docking protein FtsY — MLFDKPKKSFFGKLSEKISEVFLGRTVDEELLEELEEVLITSDIGMDTTMKIIGQLREDVRKQGLTTEQQVKERIASIVEGLIDKGENHQICQETPLVILMIGVNGGGKTTSIGKLANKFKQDGKSVLLAAADTFRAAAGEQLELWGERVGVNVISHHEGADPSAVIFDAIQSAKAKKTDILICDTAGRIQTKKNLMVELEKMNKIIGREYPEAARETLLVLDATTGKNAVSQAKEFGEITDITGIVLTKLDGTAKGGIVITIADEFNMPVKFIGIGEGMNDLKEFDPAEFAGGLFNE; from the coding sequence ATGCTATTTGATAAGCCAAAAAAGTCATTTTTCGGTAAGCTGTCTGAGAAGATTTCAGAGGTTTTCTTAGGAAGAACGGTCGATGAAGAATTGCTTGAGGAACTGGAAGAAGTCCTGATTACTTCTGATATCGGCATGGACACTACCATGAAGATTATTGGACAGCTCAGAGAAGATGTGAGAAAACAGGGCTTAACCACTGAACAGCAGGTTAAAGAGAGAATCGCCAGCATTGTGGAAGGGCTCATTGATAAAGGAGAAAATCACCAGATATGTCAGGAGACTCCGCTGGTCATTCTTATGATAGGTGTCAACGGAGGTGGTAAAACCACTTCCATAGGTAAGCTGGCAAATAAGTTTAAGCAGGACGGAAAATCCGTACTTCTTGCTGCAGCAGATACCTTCAGGGCAGCAGCAGGAGAGCAGCTGGAACTTTGGGGAGAGCGGGTTGGTGTAAACGTTATCAGCCATCATGAAGGGGCTGATCCGTCAGCAGTTATATTTGATGCTATCCAGTCGGCCAAGGCTAAAAAAACAGATATTCTGATTTGTGATACGGCCGGAAGAATTCAGACTAAAAAGAACCTGATGGTTGAACTTGAAAAAATGAATAAAATAATTGGAAGAGAATATCCGGAGGCAGCAAGGGAAACCTTGCTGGTGCTTGATGCAACCACAGGAAAAAATGCTGTTTCACAGGCAAAAGAATTTGGCGAAATTACAGATATTACAGGGATCGTACTAACGAAGCTTGACGGAACTGCAAAAGGTGGTATTGTTATAACCATAGCTGATGAATTTAACATGCCAGTGAAATTTATTGGCATAGGTGAAGGTATGAATGACCTGAAAGAGTTTGATCCGGCGGAATTTGCAGGAGGATTGTTTAATGAGTAA
- the rnc gene encoding ribonuclease III, producing MNNVEFQKNINYEFKDSDYLEKALTHSSFVQEKNGRCGKDNERLEFLGDAFFDAIISETLYKKLTHVSEGKLTKIRASIVCEKSLAEQGRKLCIGKFLRMGKGEENMGGRERESILADAMEAVMAAIFLDGGFDEAKSFILRTFADTIENAISGKLIKDYKTELQENLQANGDIKIHYHVDKEDGPDHDKTFYVSLFAEGKQLGEGVGKSKKEAEQNAARYALESGGDKCILKE from the coding sequence GTGAATAACGTTGAATTTCAAAAGAATATTAACTATGAGTTTAAAGATTCTGATTATCTGGAGAAAGCATTGACTCATAGCTCTTTTGTACAGGAAAAAAATGGGAGATGCGGAAAAGATAATGAACGTCTGGAATTTTTAGGAGATGCATTTTTTGATGCCATTATTAGTGAAACTTTATACAAAAAGCTTACCCATGTCAGTGAGGGAAAATTAACAAAAATCAGGGCTTCTATAGTCTGTGAAAAATCTCTGGCAGAGCAGGGAAGAAAATTGTGCATTGGTAAATTCCTGAGAATGGGAAAAGGCGAAGAAAACATGGGAGGCAGAGAACGGGAGTCTATTCTTGCAGATGCCATGGAAGCTGTTATGGCAGCTATTTTCCTGGACGGCGGCTTTGATGAAGCAAAGAGCTTTATACTCAGAACTTTCGCAGATACGATTGAAAATGCAATTTCAGGTAAACTTATTAAAGATTATAAAACAGAACTTCAGGAAAATCTCCAGGCTAATGGAGATATAAAAATTCATTATCACGTGGATAAAGAAGACGGTCCTGACCATGATAAAACCTTTTACGTCTCTCTTTTTGCAGAGGGAAAACAACTAGGAGAAGGTGTGGGAAAGAGCAAGAAAGAAGCAGAGCAAAATGCTGCCAGATATGCTTTAGAAAGTGGTGGAGACAAATGTATTTTAAAAGAATAG
- the plsY gene encoding glycerol-3-phosphate 1-O-acyltransferase PlsY — protein MLTSSEGMAIAVMIIAGIIAYFMGNISPAILIGRLHGIDIKKEGSGNAGTTNVLRVLGKKAAVATLLIDIFKGVFAVLLGKLAAAFFLPPEFAPYTAMICGLAVFSGHIWPVTFGFKGGKGVATAFGVLMAISPFLGLAELGIVIVVVAISRMVSLGSVIAAIAFPFIANYYDPRYLGWGLLMALIVLYKHNANISRLVKGEESKISFKK, from the coding sequence ATGCTGACTTCAAGTGAAGGAATGGCTATTGCCGTAATGATAATTGCGGGGATTATAGCCTATTTTATGGGTAATATTTCGCCTGCAATTCTCATTGGAAGGTTGCATGGCATAGACATAAAGAAAGAGGGCAGCGGTAATGCAGGAACTACCAATGTTCTCAGGGTTCTTGGAAAGAAGGCCGCCGTCGCTACATTGCTGATTGATATTTTTAAGGGAGTGTTTGCAGTACTTCTTGGAAAATTGGCTGCTGCCTTTTTTTTACCTCCAGAATTCGCACCGTATACGGCTATGATTTGCGGCCTTGCCGTTTTCTCCGGACATATATGGCCTGTGACTTTCGGATTTAAAGGTGGTAAAGGTGTTGCCACAGCTTTTGGCGTACTAATGGCAATTTCGCCTTTCTTAGGACTGGCTGAACTGGGAATCGTTATTGTGGTTGTAGCTATAAGCAGGATGGTTTCACTAGGCTCTGTGATAGCAGCCATAGCATTTCCCTTTATTGCAAATTATTATGACCCCAGATATTTAGGCTGGGGATTACTTATGGCATTGATTGTTCTTTATAAGCACAACGCCAATATATCAAGATTAGTAAAAGGGGAAGAGTCTAAAATCAGTTTTAAAAAATAG
- a CDS encoding BTAD domain-containing putative transcriptional regulator, giving the protein MVQGDFLEGIYLKNCDEFNEKIILERIVYQNKYVDLLNAIAEKSERYNKFEECIKILNELVSIEPYNEKIVQKLLNAYLNLEKRNEAINCYKKFEAALRSDLNISPSNELKLLYNKLMEKPMAVMSGSQDKGGFKKQKLEIEVQCIENIDYFCVSDIIRKIILKGDRKYIFGLNKCYLDDLNFIQLEVGLGYEKLYTDKCTLHTSLPNVRIVDAFVKFIIYMNEIYILNISISDTDKMDSISFNVLNYLKQLKITDLYIKDNAAM; this is encoded by the coding sequence ATTGTTCAGGGGGATTTCCTAGAGGGAATTTATTTAAAAAATTGTGATGAATTTAATGAAAAAATCATCCTGGAGAGAATTGTTTATCAGAATAAATATGTGGATTTACTCAACGCAATAGCAGAGAAATCTGAAAGGTATAATAAGTTTGAGGAATGTATTAAAATCTTAAATGAATTAGTCAGCATTGAACCCTACAATGAAAAGATTGTACAAAAACTGCTTAATGCCTACTTAAACCTGGAGAAACGGAATGAAGCCATAAACTGTTATAAAAAATTTGAGGCTGCATTAAGGAGTGATTTAAATATTTCTCCCAGCAATGAGTTGAAACTTCTATATAATAAACTGATGGAAAAACCGATGGCTGTTATGAGTGGAAGCCAGGATAAGGGTGGGTTTAAGAAGCAAAAACTTGAAATAGAAGTACAGTGTATAGAAAATATAGACTATTTCTGCGTTTCTGATATCATCAGAAAGATTATTCTAAAAGGTGATCGAAAATATATCTTTGGATTAAATAAATGTTATCTTGACGACTTAAATTTTATTCAGTTAGAAGTTGGCCTTGGATATGAAAAGCTTTATACAGATAAATGCACTTTGCATACTTCCCTTCCAAACGTAAGAATTGTTGATGCATTTGTTAAGTTTATCATTTATATGAATGAAATCTACATCCTGAATATAAGTATTTCAGATACTGATAAAATGGATTCCATTTCTTTTAATGTATTGAATTATTTGAAACAACTGAAAATAACAGATTTATATATAAAGGATAATGCTGCAATGTAG